In a single window of the Drosophila albomicans strain 15112-1751.03 chromosome 3, ASM965048v2, whole genome shotgun sequence genome:
- the LOC117568939 gene encoding uncharacterized protein LOC117568939, with the protein MFEFWIGLSIAFSIFFITSMVVMIRRRQKATNNVGYVINDTNTPVTVTSATHTAPGGIPQTHYQQGPVTHFMHPVAPVTQYTPAGVPMTVYPPPPNYQQSNAYATYPAPISSQMTVQLTTVQVPQSSLNTSSPTVQQRSLNNETAAVSDPSVLPSGEEKRALHQMHSGAVESVSQI; encoded by the exons atgtttgagTTTTGGATTGGTTTGTCGATTGCATTTTCGATATTCTTCATCACATCCATGGTGGTTATGATCAGAAGGCGTCAAAAGGCCACCAATAACGTGGGCTACGTTATCAATGATACCAACA CACCTGTTACAGTCACCTCGGCTACACACACAGCTCCTGGGGGAATTCCACAGACACATTATCAACAAGGACCTGTTACGCATTTTATGCATCCTGTTGCACCAGTCACACAATATACACCAGCTGGTGTTCCAATGACAGTTTATCCACCACCACCCAACTATCAGCAGTCCAATGCTTATGCCACATATCCAGCACCAATATCTAG ccAAATGACAGTGCAGTTGACGACAGTGCAAGTACCACAGTCCAG CTTAAACACCAGCAGTCCAACCGTACAACAGCGTTCGTTAAACAATGAAACAGCAGCTGTCTCTGATCCTAGTGTGCTTCCAAGCGGCGAGGAGAAACGTGCCTTGCACCAAATGCACTCTGGAGCAGTAGAATCAGTAAGCCAGATATAA
- the LOC117570004 gene encoding succinate dehydrogenase [ubiquinone] iron-sulfur subunit, mitochondrial: protein MLVNEARQVLSRASSLAARHQLRAISNTTQVEQQAKPKEALEPQIKKFEIYRWNPDNAGEKPFMQTYEVNMRECGPMVLDALIKIKNEMDPTLTFRRSCREGICGSCAMNIGGTNTLACISKIDATSSKPLKVYPLPHMYVVRDLVPDMNNFYEQYKNIQPWLQRKNEAGEQKGKAQYLQSVEDRSKLDGLYECILCACCSTSCPSYWWNAEKYLGPAVLMQAYRWIIDSRDENTVERLSKLKDPFSVYRCHTIMNCTRTCPKGLNPGRAIAEIKKLLSGLASKPAPKLETAALHK from the exons ATGTTGGTCAATGAGGCGAGACAAGTGCTAAGCCGCGCCAGCTCCTTGGCTGCACGTCACCAG ctGCGTGCTATCAGCAACACAACGCAGGTGGAGCAACAGGCCAAGCCCAAAGAGGCACTCGAACCCCAGATCAAGAAATTCGAGATCTACCGCTGGAATCCCGACAATGCCGGCGAGAAGCCTTTCATGCAGACCTATGAGGTGAACATGCGTGAATGCGGCCCCATGGTGTTGGATGCTCTCATCAAGATCAAGAACGAAATGGATCCAACACTGACATTCCGTCGCTCGTGTCGCGAGGGCATCTGCGGTTCCTGTGCCATGAACATTGGCGGCACCAACACTTTGGCCTGCATCAGCAAGATCGATGCTACCAGCTCTAAGCCACTGAAGGTTTATCCCTTGCCTCATATGTATGTGGTGCGTGATTTGGTGCCGGACATGAATAACTTCTATGAGCAGTACAAGAACATTCAGCCCTGGCTGCAGCGCAA AAATGAAGCTGGCGAACAGAAGGGTAAGGCACAGTATTTGCAGTCTGTTGAGGATCGCTCCAAGCTGGACGGTTTATACGAGTGCATCTTGTGCGCCTGCTGCTCCACCTCGTGCCCATCGTACTGGTGGAATGCGGAGAAGTACTTAGGTCCCGCTGTGTTGATGCAGGCTTATCGCTGGATCATTGATTCGCGTGACGAGAACACTGTTGAGCGTCTCAGCAAGCTTAAGGATCCCTTCAGCGTATATCGCTGTCACACCATCATGAACTGCACACGCACCTGTCCCAAGGGTCTGAATCCTGGTCGCGCCATTGCCGAGATCAAGAAATTGCTGTCAGGTCTTGCCTCGAAGCCGGCGCCCAAGCTGGAGACGGCAGCGTTGCATAAGTaa
- the LOC117570005 gene encoding anaphase-promoting complex subunit 15A: MSMIPFFPNLKPSVANRFWFDVATDDEAQTKRYEDERRNWRESLKTAATDLQPLGKVLTMPGIETDDEDANDDSEDTDSHDEEDDETNDRVIPVTQDFYSADDIQMNDETSPTAP; this comes from the exons ATGTCAATGATACCATTCTTTCCCAATCTGAAGCCATCGGTGGCAAATCGCTTTTGGTTTGACGTCGCCACCGATGACGAGGCACAAACAAAGCGTTACGAGGATGAGCGCAGAAATTGG CGTGAATCGCTGAAGACTGCAGCCACGGATTTGCAGCCACTTGGCAAGGTGCTCACTATGCCCGGCATCGAGACCGACGACGAGGATG CAAACGATGATAGTGAGGATACGGACAGTCACGATGAGGAAGACGATGAAACCAACGATCGTGTCATTCCAGTCACCCAGGACTTTTATTCAGCCGATGACATACAAATGAATGACGAGACATCGCCAACAGCTCCctaa
- the LOC117568966 gene encoding ubiquitin-like protein 5 has translation MIEITCNDRLGKKVRVKCNPDDTIGDLKKLIAAQTGTKHEKIVLKKWYTIYKDPIRLSDYEIHDGMNLELYYQ, from the exons ATGATTGAAATTACCTGCAACGATCGCCTGGGGAAAAAG GTGCGTGTGAAATGCAATCCCGACGACACCATTGGCGACCTCAAGAAACTGATTGCGGCGCAAACGGGCACAAAGCATGAGAAGATTGTGTTGAAGAAGTGGTATACGATTTACAAGGATCCTATTCGTCTATCCGATT ATGAAATTCACGACGGCATGAATCTGGAGCTGTATTACCAATAG
- the LOC117568311 gene encoding klaroid protein isoform X1 gives MSGEIYQIETRRRSRSKTPFLRSSCDHENCDHAGEEGHVHHKKKKSSAAPNVRTIVEEHVEHASTSSSSSISTTTTRSKGFTQLTSLYSGDEATPDAKRNQQAGTTRSSKTSTVTTMLTNTSQRLGNALHSLTAAATSTPRNHLETTQNVLNSAQERSRTNGAANLSPDHIAYIEYRDAGEYWNKTPKTDYTYSELSPHRRQLAPGIVAMPNMSRRSLANHNERVDFMVQQNPAQEEFIRRRYQANYTHLNYDSNDEVDITRFGQQKQSWWLVRFITFIVTSVSSTWSRITSSSSATETNSYKNYYANQQRRQQQGLVATFVSSVYRYIYLGIASVLSLDTWLLKSGNADNKSKKRFLILLLLLLPLLLLAAWHQLPQEQRLELVQRGEALLPLPLTLLAAARAHLLQAGVAIKSLAQLPSGQTESEESAATIKLQMEQMQQNMRKSLTPEEYENILNHVNSYVQQLVELKLQQQRETQAQKLSPQQIQIIVQLMRENLQQFAEQKTQFSEQQLADLALQLKLQLQQAGEWQTQQPVSLTAAQLEEITRLIKAEVKLEENHYTLLLERIDLTALVKRLLAAPELTELVDSRIHLAINQKQEQHVEGSGGQQVNAQQIEQLNREIAFIKLALSDKHAENADLQQSISSLKLSQDDLLARVQQHELAQDQRFSGLLAEIESKLTALNESQFVLLNRQVKLTLVEMLGFKQAAGASMEDDVDLQNWVRSMFVAKEYLEQQLLELNQRTNNNIREEIERSSIVLMGDISERLKREILLSVEVKHNASVQAQKLDMQEQQVRDIVKSVLAIYDADKTGLVDFALESAGGQILSTRCTESYQTKSAQISVFGIPLWYPTNTPRVAISPNVQPGECWAFQGFPGFLVLKLNSLVHVTGFTLEHISKSLSPTGRIDSAPRNFTVWGLEHEKDQEPVLFGEYEYQDNEAALQYFVVQNVDIKRPYEIVELRIETNHGHPDYTCLYRFRVHGKPPGA, from the exons ATGAGTGGGGAAATTTATCAGATAGAGACGCGCCGGCGATCGCGCTCAAAGACGCCATTTCTGCGCTCTAGCTGCGATCATGAGAACTGCGATCATGCCGGCGAAGAGGGGCATGTGCAtcacaagaagaagaaatcaTCGGCAGCCCCAAATGTGCG AACCATTGTCGAGGAGCACGTGGAGCATGcgagcaccagcagcagcagcagcatcagcacaACAACCACACGCTCCAAGGGATTCACTCAGCTAACGTCGCTGTATTCGGGTGACGAAGCAACACCGGATGCCAAACGCAACCAACAAGCGGGAACAACCAGGAGCAGCAAGACGTCCACAGTGACCACGATGTTGACCAACACCAGCCAGAGATTGGGCAATGCTCTGCATAGcttgacagcagcagcaacctcGACGCCACGCAATCACTTGGAGACCACGCAAAATGTGCTCAACTCGGCACAGGAGCGAAGTCGCACAAATGGTGCTGCCAATTTGAGTCCCGATCACATAGCCTACATTGAGTACAGAGATGCGGGTGAATACTGGAA CAAAACACCGAAAACGGATTATACGTACTCGGAACTATCGCCACATCGTCGCCAGCTGGCCCCTGGCATTGTGGCCATGCCGAATATGTCGCGACGCAGTCTGGCCAATCACAATGAGCGCGTTGATTTCATGGTGCAACAGAATCCGGCCCAAGAGGAGTTCATACGTCGTCGTTATCAGGCGAATTACACGCATCTGAACTACGATTCCAACGATGAGGTGGACATAACACGTTTTGGTCAGCAGAAGCAAAGCTGGTGGCTGGTGCGTTTCATCACCTTTATTGTGACCAGCGTGAGCAGCACTTGGTCGCGTATAACCAGCAGCTCCTCAGCCACGGAGACGAATTCATATAAGAACTATTATGCCAATCAGCAGCGTCGTCAGCAACAAGGACTTGTCGCCACTTTCGTGTCGAGTGTATATCGTTACATTTACTTGGGCATTGCATCGGTGCTCAGTTTGGATACTTGGCTATTGAAATCGGGAAATGCGGATAACAAATCGAAGAAGCGTTTCTTAatcttgttgctgctactgttgccattgctgttgctagcGG CTTGGCATCAACTACCGCAGGAGCAGCGCCTGGAGTTGGTGCAACGTGGCGAGgctttgttgccgttgccactCACTTTGCTGGCCGCCGCACGAGCGCACCTGTTGCAGGCAGGAGTTGCCATCAAGTCGCTGGCGCAACTGCCAAGCGGACAAACGGAGTCGGAGGAATCAGCGGCCACCATCAAGCTGCAAATGGAGCAAATGCAGCAGAATATGCGCAAGTCGCTGACACCCGAGGAGTATGAGAATATACTGAACCATGTGAATAGCTATGTGCAACAGCTGGTGGAACtgaagttgcagcagcagcgcgaGACGCAGGCACAAAAATTGTCGCcgcaacaaattcaaatcatTGTGCAATTGATGCGCGAGAATCTTCAGCAATTTGCGGAGCAGAAGACGCAGTTCAGCGAGCAGCAGTTGGCGGACTTGGCGCTGCAGttgaagctgcagctgcaacaggcGGGTGAGTGGCAGACACAGCAGCCGGTAAGCTTAACTGCAGCACAGCTTGAAGAGATTACGCGTTTGATCAAAGCGGAAGTGAAATTGGAGGAGAATCACTACACGTTGCTGTTGGAGCGCATTGATTTGACGGCGCTGGTGAAACGTTTGCTTGCGGCGCCAGAGTTGACAGAGTTGGTAGACAGTCGCATCCATTTGGCCATCAACCAAAAGCAAGAGCAGCACGTGGAGGGATCTGGTGGCCAGCAGGTGAACGCACAGCAGATTGAGCAATTGAATCGGGAAATTGCCTTCATCAAGTTGGCACTGTCGGACAAGCATGCGGAGAACGCTGATCTTCAGCAATCAATCAGCAGTCTGAAACTGTCGCAGGACGATCTCTTGGCACGTGTGCAACAGCATGAACTCGCTCAGGATCAACGCTTCAGCGGCTTGTTGGCGGAGATCGAGAGCAAATTGACGGCATTGAATGAATCACAGTTTGTGCTGCTCAATCGGCAGGTGAAACTGACGCTTGTCGAGATGCTGGGCTTTAAGCAGGCGGCTGGCGCCTCGATGGAGGATGACGTGGATCTGCAGAATTGGGTGCGCAGCATGTTTGTGGCCAAGGAGTAtctggagcagcagctgctcgagCTGAATCAgcgcaccaacaacaatattcGCGAGGAGATCGAGCGTTCCAGCATCGTGCTGATGGGCGACATCAGTGAGCGTCTCAAGCGAGAGATTCTGCTCAGCGTGGAGGTCAAACACAATGCGAGCGTACAGGCCCAGAAGCTGGACATGCAGGAGCAACAGGTGCGCGACATTGTCAAGTCTGTGCTGGCCATTTACGATGCTGATAAGACGGGGCTCGTTGACTTTGCGCTGGAATCGGCGGGTGGCCAAATCTTGTCCACACGCTGTACCGAGAGCTATCAGACCAAGTCGGCCCAGATCTCGGTGTTTGGCATTCCGCTGTGGTATCCCACGAATACGCCTAGGGTTGCCATCTCCCCCAATGTGCAGCCGGGCGAGTGCTGGGCTTTTCAGGGATTCCCCGGTTTTCTGG TGCTGAAGCTTAACTCCCTGGTCCACGTCACAGGCTTCACGCTGGAGCACATCTCCAA
- the LOC117568311 gene encoding klaroid protein isoform X2, whose product MSGEIYQIETRRRSRSKTPFLRSSCDHENCDHAGEEGHVHHKKKKSSAAPNVRTIVEEHVEHASTSSSSSISTTTTRSKGFTQLTSLYSGDEATPDAKRNQQAGTTRSSKTSTVTTMLTNTSQRLGNALHSLTAAATSTPRNHLETTQNVLNSAQERSRTNGAANLSPDHIAYIEYRDAGEYWNKTPKTDYTYSELSPHRRQLAPGIVAMPNMSRRSLANHNERVDFMVQQNPAQEEFIRRRYQANYTHLNYDSNDEVDITRFGQQKQSWWLVRFITFIVTSVSSTWSRITSSSSATETNSYKNYYANQQRRQQQGLVATFVSSVYRYIYLGIASVLSLDTWLLKSGNADNKSKKRFLILLLLLLPLLLLAAWHQLPQEQRLELVQRGEALLPLPLTLLAAARAHLLQAGVAIKSLAQLPSGQTESEESAATIKLQMEQMQQNMRKSLTPEEYENILNHVNSYVQQLVELKLQQQRETQAQKLSPQQIQIIVQLMRENLQQFAEQKTQFSEQQLADLALQLKLQLQQAGEWQTQQPVSLTAAQLEEITRLIKAEVKLEENHYTLLLERIDLTALVKRLLAAPELTELVDSRIHLAINQKQEQHVEGSGGQQVNAQQIEQLNREIAFIKLALSDKHAENADLQQSISSLKLSQDDLLARVQQHELAQDQRFSGLLAEIESKLTALNESQFVLLNRQVKLTLVEMLGFKQAAGASMEDDVDLQNWVRSMFVAKEYLEQQLLELNQRTNNNIREEIERSSIVLMGDISERLKREILLSVEVKHNASVQAQKLDMQEQQVRDIVKSVLAIYDADKTGLVDFALESAGGQILSTRCTESYQTKSAQISVFGIPLWYPTNTPRVAISPNVQPGECWAFQGFPGFLGFTLEHISKSLSPTGRIDSAPRNFTVWGLEHEKDQEPVLFGEYEYQDNEAALQYFVVQNVDIKRPYEIVELRIETNHGHPDYTCLYRFRVHGKPPGA is encoded by the exons ATGAGTGGGGAAATTTATCAGATAGAGACGCGCCGGCGATCGCGCTCAAAGACGCCATTTCTGCGCTCTAGCTGCGATCATGAGAACTGCGATCATGCCGGCGAAGAGGGGCATGTGCAtcacaagaagaagaaatcaTCGGCAGCCCCAAATGTGCG AACCATTGTCGAGGAGCACGTGGAGCATGcgagcaccagcagcagcagcagcatcagcacaACAACCACACGCTCCAAGGGATTCACTCAGCTAACGTCGCTGTATTCGGGTGACGAAGCAACACCGGATGCCAAACGCAACCAACAAGCGGGAACAACCAGGAGCAGCAAGACGTCCACAGTGACCACGATGTTGACCAACACCAGCCAGAGATTGGGCAATGCTCTGCATAGcttgacagcagcagcaacctcGACGCCACGCAATCACTTGGAGACCACGCAAAATGTGCTCAACTCGGCACAGGAGCGAAGTCGCACAAATGGTGCTGCCAATTTGAGTCCCGATCACATAGCCTACATTGAGTACAGAGATGCGGGTGAATACTGGAA CAAAACACCGAAAACGGATTATACGTACTCGGAACTATCGCCACATCGTCGCCAGCTGGCCCCTGGCATTGTGGCCATGCCGAATATGTCGCGACGCAGTCTGGCCAATCACAATGAGCGCGTTGATTTCATGGTGCAACAGAATCCGGCCCAAGAGGAGTTCATACGTCGTCGTTATCAGGCGAATTACACGCATCTGAACTACGATTCCAACGATGAGGTGGACATAACACGTTTTGGTCAGCAGAAGCAAAGCTGGTGGCTGGTGCGTTTCATCACCTTTATTGTGACCAGCGTGAGCAGCACTTGGTCGCGTATAACCAGCAGCTCCTCAGCCACGGAGACGAATTCATATAAGAACTATTATGCCAATCAGCAGCGTCGTCAGCAACAAGGACTTGTCGCCACTTTCGTGTCGAGTGTATATCGTTACATTTACTTGGGCATTGCATCGGTGCTCAGTTTGGATACTTGGCTATTGAAATCGGGAAATGCGGATAACAAATCGAAGAAGCGTTTCTTAatcttgttgctgctactgttgccattgctgttgctagcGG CTTGGCATCAACTACCGCAGGAGCAGCGCCTGGAGTTGGTGCAACGTGGCGAGgctttgttgccgttgccactCACTTTGCTGGCCGCCGCACGAGCGCACCTGTTGCAGGCAGGAGTTGCCATCAAGTCGCTGGCGCAACTGCCAAGCGGACAAACGGAGTCGGAGGAATCAGCGGCCACCATCAAGCTGCAAATGGAGCAAATGCAGCAGAATATGCGCAAGTCGCTGACACCCGAGGAGTATGAGAATATACTGAACCATGTGAATAGCTATGTGCAACAGCTGGTGGAACtgaagttgcagcagcagcgcgaGACGCAGGCACAAAAATTGTCGCcgcaacaaattcaaatcatTGTGCAATTGATGCGCGAGAATCTTCAGCAATTTGCGGAGCAGAAGACGCAGTTCAGCGAGCAGCAGTTGGCGGACTTGGCGCTGCAGttgaagctgcagctgcaacaggcGGGTGAGTGGCAGACACAGCAGCCGGTAAGCTTAACTGCAGCACAGCTTGAAGAGATTACGCGTTTGATCAAAGCGGAAGTGAAATTGGAGGAGAATCACTACACGTTGCTGTTGGAGCGCATTGATTTGACGGCGCTGGTGAAACGTTTGCTTGCGGCGCCAGAGTTGACAGAGTTGGTAGACAGTCGCATCCATTTGGCCATCAACCAAAAGCAAGAGCAGCACGTGGAGGGATCTGGTGGCCAGCAGGTGAACGCACAGCAGATTGAGCAATTGAATCGGGAAATTGCCTTCATCAAGTTGGCACTGTCGGACAAGCATGCGGAGAACGCTGATCTTCAGCAATCAATCAGCAGTCTGAAACTGTCGCAGGACGATCTCTTGGCACGTGTGCAACAGCATGAACTCGCTCAGGATCAACGCTTCAGCGGCTTGTTGGCGGAGATCGAGAGCAAATTGACGGCATTGAATGAATCACAGTTTGTGCTGCTCAATCGGCAGGTGAAACTGACGCTTGTCGAGATGCTGGGCTTTAAGCAGGCGGCTGGCGCCTCGATGGAGGATGACGTGGATCTGCAGAATTGGGTGCGCAGCATGTTTGTGGCCAAGGAGTAtctggagcagcagctgctcgagCTGAATCAgcgcaccaacaacaatattcGCGAGGAGATCGAGCGTTCCAGCATCGTGCTGATGGGCGACATCAGTGAGCGTCTCAAGCGAGAGATTCTGCTCAGCGTGGAGGTCAAACACAATGCGAGCGTACAGGCCCAGAAGCTGGACATGCAGGAGCAACAGGTGCGCGACATTGTCAAGTCTGTGCTGGCCATTTACGATGCTGATAAGACGGGGCTCGTTGACTTTGCGCTGGAATCGGCGGGTGGCCAAATCTTGTCCACACGCTGTACCGAGAGCTATCAGACCAAGTCGGCCCAGATCTCGGTGTTTGGCATTCCGCTGTGGTATCCCACGAATACGCCTAGGGTTGCCATCTCCCCCAATGTGCAGCCGGGCGAGTGCTGGGCTTTTCAGGGATTCCCCGGTTTTCTGG GCTTCACGCTGGAGCACATCTCCAA
- the LOC117568311 gene encoding klaroid protein isoform X3 yields the protein MSGEIYQIETRRRSRSKTPFLRSSCDHENCDHAGEEGHVHHKKKKSSAAPNVRTIVEEHVEHASTSSSSSISTTTTRSKGFTQLTSLYSGDEATPDAKRNQQAGTTRSSKTSTVTTMLTNTSQRLGNALHSLTAAATSTPRNHLETTQNVLNSAQERSRTNGAANLSPDHIAYIEYRDAGEYWNKTPKTDYTYSELSPHRRQLAPGIVAMPNMSRRSLANHNERVDFMVQQNPAQEEFIRRRYQANYTHLNYDSNDEVDITRFGQQKQSWWLVRFITFIVTSVSSTWSRITSSSSATETNSYKNYYANQQRRQQQGLVATFVSSVYRYIYLGIASVLSLDTWLLKSGNADNKSKKRFLILLLLLLPLLLLAGLFYYLHPNETFPPSSLNLNTFTLPDLPKLDVSAYFNAEQYESLRSQTVEQAVKLRDWADDYLLYLQKIGQNVANKGRQLFQANDEVYYERI from the exons ATGAGTGGGGAAATTTATCAGATAGAGACGCGCCGGCGATCGCGCTCAAAGACGCCATTTCTGCGCTCTAGCTGCGATCATGAGAACTGCGATCATGCCGGCGAAGAGGGGCATGTGCAtcacaagaagaagaaatcaTCGGCAGCCCCAAATGTGCG AACCATTGTCGAGGAGCACGTGGAGCATGcgagcaccagcagcagcagcagcatcagcacaACAACCACACGCTCCAAGGGATTCACTCAGCTAACGTCGCTGTATTCGGGTGACGAAGCAACACCGGATGCCAAACGCAACCAACAAGCGGGAACAACCAGGAGCAGCAAGACGTCCACAGTGACCACGATGTTGACCAACACCAGCCAGAGATTGGGCAATGCTCTGCATAGcttgacagcagcagcaacctcGACGCCACGCAATCACTTGGAGACCACGCAAAATGTGCTCAACTCGGCACAGGAGCGAAGTCGCACAAATGGTGCTGCCAATTTGAGTCCCGATCACATAGCCTACATTGAGTACAGAGATGCGGGTGAATACTGGAA CAAAACACCGAAAACGGATTATACGTACTCGGAACTATCGCCACATCGTCGCCAGCTGGCCCCTGGCATTGTGGCCATGCCGAATATGTCGCGACGCAGTCTGGCCAATCACAATGAGCGCGTTGATTTCATGGTGCAACAGAATCCGGCCCAAGAGGAGTTCATACGTCGTCGTTATCAGGCGAATTACACGCATCTGAACTACGATTCCAACGATGAGGTGGACATAACACGTTTTGGTCAGCAGAAGCAAAGCTGGTGGCTGGTGCGTTTCATCACCTTTATTGTGACCAGCGTGAGCAGCACTTGGTCGCGTATAACCAGCAGCTCCTCAGCCACGGAGACGAATTCATATAAGAACTATTATGCCAATCAGCAGCGTCGTCAGCAACAAGGACTTGTCGCCACTTTCGTGTCGAGTGTATATCGTTACATTTACTTGGGCATTGCATCGGTGCTCAGTTTGGATACTTGGCTATTGAAATCGGGAAATGCGGATAACAAATCGAAGAAGCGTTTCTTAatcttgttgctgctactgttgccattgctgttgctagcGG GTCTGTTCTATTATCTACATCCCAATGAAACCTTCCCACCCAGCTCCCTCAATCTCAACACATTCACACTACCCGATTTACCCAAGTTAGATGTTAGCGCCTATTTCAATGCCGAACAATATGAATCGTTGCGTTCGCAGACCGTCGAGCAGGCAGTGAAATTGCGCGATTGGGCTGATgattatttgctatatttgcAAAAGATCGGTCAGAATGTGGCCAACAAGGGACGGCAGTTGTTTCAGGCCAACGATGAGGTCTATTATGAGCGTATCTAA